A genomic stretch from Candidatus Dependentiae bacterium includes:
- the prfB gene encoding peptide chain release factor 2, with translation MLFEELFEHLKILGPDINTIKEFWINTGLEKKFASLKEESQQENFWQHPEHIKIAKELHRLETQKEQYNFIVNTQKELKELIELFRKDENELKKISSDIHELSKAVKNFKVTLLLNEEQDSSNCFLSINAGAGGTESQDWADIILRMYMRFCERNKLSAQVIDYQSGEEAGIKSATLFIKGKNPYGLLKSEVGIHRLVRISPFDSNKRRHTSFAAVSLAAEVPEVEITIDPSDLRIDTYRAGGAGGQHVNKTESAVRITHAPSGIVVQCQNERSQTQNKETAMKMLKARLAQKEKEEQEAKTAQVEKKKIEWGSQIRSYVLHPYKMVKDHRTSAESPQPDTVLDGDLMNFIESYLIWSQSD, from the coding sequence GACTCGAAAAAAAGTTTGCATCCTTAAAAGAAGAAAGCCAACAGGAAAATTTTTGGCAACATCCTGAACATATTAAAATAGCTAAAGAACTACACAGACTAGAAACACAAAAAGAGCAATACAATTTTATTGTTAATACACAAAAAGAATTAAAAGAATTAATTGAGCTTTTCAGAAAAGATGAAAATGAATTAAAAAAAATTTCCTCCGATATTCATGAGCTTAGTAAAGCCGTAAAAAATTTTAAGGTAACATTACTTTTAAATGAAGAACAAGATAGTTCAAACTGCTTCTTAAGTATAAATGCTGGTGCTGGCGGTACGGAATCGCAAGACTGGGCAGATATAATTTTACGTATGTATATGCGTTTTTGTGAACGTAATAAACTGTCAGCACAAGTTATTGATTATCAGTCAGGTGAAGAAGCGGGAATTAAATCTGCTACTTTATTTATCAAAGGAAAAAATCCGTACGGTTTGCTAAAAAGCGAGGTAGGCATTCATCGCCTTGTTCGCATCTCACCATTTGATAGTAATAAAAGAAGACATACATCATTTGCTGCTGTTTCATTAGCAGCTGAAGTTCCTGAAGTTGAAATTACTATAGATCCGAGTGATTTGCGTATCGATACCTACCGTGCAGGGGGTGCTGGTGGGCAACATGTTAACAAAACAGAATCTGCTGTACGTATCACTCATGCACCAAGTGGTATTGTTGTACAATGTCAAAATGAACGCTCGCAAACACAAAATAAAGAAACCGCAATGAAAATGCTTAAAGCTCGTTTGGCGCAAAAAGAGAAAGAAGAACAAGAAGCAAAAACTGCTCAGGTTGAAAAGAAAAAAATTGAGTGGGGGTCACAAATCAGATCGTATGTATTGCATCCATATAAAATGGTAAAAGACCATAGGACATCAGCAGAGTCGCCACAGCCCGATACAGTGCTAGATGGCGACTTGATGAATTTTATTGAATCGTACCTTATATGGTCTCAGTCTGATTAA